In Pseudomonadota bacterium, the DNA window AAAGCGGCGAAGAAGGTGTTCCTCGACATGCTGGCGCGAGTGGCTCAAAAAAGACTGAAGGGCGTGCGATCCGAATGCTAAATCACAAGATGAGCGGCGCAGACGCCTGCGCCGGAAAGCCCGCGTGCTACAGCGGCTTCTTCGTTGCGACCCCCACCCGCCGCGGGTAGCGCGCGTCGAGCGGTGTCTGTCGCTTGATGACCACGAGGGCGCGGCGCTCCCGATCGGGCAGATGATACTCGCACACCCGCTCGACCGATGCGCCGAGGGCCGCAAGCGCGCCCGCCGCCTCCGCAATCTCCTCGTCGACGGCCGGTCCCTTCCACAGCAAGACCCGCCCCTCTGGCGCCACGAGCGGCACCAGCCACTCCACGAGAACGCGAATGGGCGCAACCGCCTTGGCCAGCGCGACGCCGAAGCGCTCGCGCAGCGCGGCGTCACGTCCGGCGTCCTCGACGCGCAAGCACTGGGTCACGGCGTGCGACAGACCGAGCGTATCGATGACCGACTGCACGAAGCCGATCTTCTTGGCGCTGGCGTCGAGCAGCACGAACTCACGGGTGGGGTCTGCCACCGCAAGGGGGATGCCTGGAACGCCACCGCCCGTGCCGACATCGATCACCGAACCGGGGAAATCGCGCAGGCAAGCGGCGCCTGCCAGCGCATCGATGATGAGATCGCGCTCGATGCCCTCTGCAGCAAGAGCGGTGACGTTGTGCGGCGAGGCGAGAAGGGCGTCGCGATACCGCAGCAGCTGGTCGATCTGCGCTTCGCTGAGGGGCGCGCCGAGACGGACCGCTTCCTCAGCCAGCGACACGCGCGTTGGTCTC includes these proteins:
- the rsmG gene encoding 16S rRNA (guanine(527)-N(7))-methyltransferase RsmG yields the protein MGRPRASPVSRPLTSRCSWSGSINAVAAARAPRGLEAPIRLPHRVALHRRAQKTSSPTLNRRLRPTRVSLAEEAVRLGAPLSEAQIDQLLRYRDALLASPHNVTALAAEGIERDLIIDALAGAACLRDFPGSVIDVGTGGGVPGIPLAVADPTREFVLLDASAKKIGFVQSVIDTLGLSHAVTQCLRVEDAGRDAALRERFGVALAKAVAPIRVLVEWLVPLVAPEGRVLLWKGPAVDEEIAEAAGALAALGASVERVCEYHLPDRERRALVVIKRQTPLDARYPRRVGVATKKPL